In the genome of Actinobacillus genomosp. 1, the window TACGATTAATGATGCGCGCTTTCAAATTGTACATACCGCTTTTTCAGCCATTCCGGAAGTATGCGAACAATTAGGCTTAACCGGCAAAATTGACGGTATTTTGCTTGATCTCGGCGTGTCTTCCCCGCAGCTTGATGATGCGGAACGCGGTTTTAGCTTTATGCGTGACGGGCCGCTTGATATGCGTATGGATACCACTAAAGGTCTATCTGCCGCCGAATGGCTGGCACAAGTGTCGGTGGATGATTTAGCGTGGGTATTAAAAACCTTCGGTGAAGAACGTTTTGCCAAACGTATTGCACAAGCGGTCGTTTCTTATAATAAGTCTGCAACGGATAAAATTTCTCGTACGCTTCAATTAGCGCAAATTATTGCTGATGCCGTGCCTTTCAAAGATAAGCACAAACATCCGGCAACTCGCTCGTTTCAAGCGATCCGTATTTTTATTAACAGTGAATTGGACGAGTTAGAGAAAGCGTTACAGTCGGCATTAAGCGTACTGGCACCGGAAGGCCGTTTATCGATTATTAGTTTCCATTCGTTAGAAGATCGAATGGTTAAACAATTTATGAAGAAAAACAGTAAAGGTATGGACGTGCCGAAAGGTTTACCTATTTTGGAGTCGGAATTAAATAAAAATATTCCGTTAAAAACAATTGGTAAAGCGATTATGCCGAGCGAAGCAGAAATCGAAGCAAACCCTCGCTCACGTAGTGCCGTATTACGTATTGCGGAAAAAAGATAGAGGATTTAGCGAATGGCAAGTAATGAACGTTATCCGCTCCATCAAATTATTTTAGATGATTTAACCGCGCATAATAAGGTGGCTCTAATCCTGATTATTGCTGTCGTTGCAACCGCAATCGGTACGATTTGGATTACTCATCAAACCCGTTTATTGACTGCGGAGCAAGGTAAACTTGTACAGGCACAGCGTAAACTTGAAAATCAATATATCCACTTACAATTAGAAGAAAATGCGAAGAGCCAGAAATCTCGCGTAGAGGCGGCGGCGGCAAGTTTCGGTTTACAGTCGATAAAAAAAGAGCAAGAAGTTATTTTGGTTGAATAAAGCATGGCAAAGTCAGTTAAATTAAAGCGTAAACCCGTGGCTATCGAGCCGAATACAGAAGTAAAAAAGCAAACTAATACTAAAAATGAACCGAGTTATCTCCCGATTCGTTTTGGTGTGGTCGGCTTTTTCATCCTTGTAATGGCGGGAATGCTGATTGCTAAAGCGGCTCATATTCAGTTACTTGATTCCGAACGCCTGATTAATGAAGCGAATAACCGCTCATTGCGTA includes:
- the rsmH gene encoding 16S rRNA (cytosine(1402)-N(4))-methyltransferase RsmH, with product MNDTVHKHVTVLLHEAVDGLAIKPNGIYIDGTFGRGGHSRLILSKLSEHGRLIATDRDPRAIAEANTINDARFQIVHTAFSAIPEVCEQLGLTGKIDGILLDLGVSSPQLDDAERGFSFMRDGPLDMRMDTTKGLSAAEWLAQVSVDDLAWVLKTFGEERFAKRIAQAVVSYNKSATDKISRTLQLAQIIADAVPFKDKHKHPATRSFQAIRIFINSELDELEKALQSALSVLAPEGRLSIISFHSLEDRMVKQFMKKNSKGMDVPKGLPILESELNKNIPLKTIGKAIMPSEAEIEANPRSRSAVLRIAEKR
- the ftsL gene encoding cell division protein FtsL, with amino-acid sequence MASNERYPLHQIILDDLTAHNKVALILIIAVVATAIGTIWITHQTRLLTAEQGKLVQAQRKLENQYIHLQLEENAKSQKSRVEAAAASFGLQSIKKEQEVILVE